In Streptomyces puniciscabiei, a single genomic region encodes these proteins:
- a CDS encoding adenosylcobinamide-GDP ribazoletransferase: MRKSSPLDGLRFAFGTLTVLPVRVHRWDRGTARGGMLSAPAAGLAVGLCAAGLGLLLLLLGAGPLLAAVASVAVPAALTRGLHLDGLADTADGLGSGKPAEDALRIMKQSDIGPFGVITLVLVLLAQVAVLAQLYGDSWARGALAAVVSAVTARLALTLAARTGVPAARPEGLGAAVAGVVPVPGALAVTAALTIGSAAWGTALGPYDAVRTAAAVLLSLAVADLLLRRCVRRFGGVTGDVFGALAETAATSALIVLSLGR; the protein is encoded by the coding sequence GTGCGCAAGTCCTCCCCCCTCGACGGCCTCCGCTTCGCCTTCGGCACCCTCACCGTGCTGCCCGTCCGGGTGCACCGCTGGGACCGCGGGACCGCCCGCGGCGGGATGCTGAGCGCCCCCGCCGCGGGCCTGGCCGTGGGCCTCTGCGCGGCCGGGCTCGGACTGCTGCTGCTCCTGCTCGGCGCCGGCCCGCTGCTCGCCGCCGTCGCCTCCGTCGCCGTACCGGCGGCGCTCACCCGGGGGCTGCACCTCGACGGCCTCGCCGACACCGCCGACGGCCTGGGCAGCGGCAAGCCCGCCGAGGACGCGCTGCGGATCATGAAGCAGTCGGACATCGGGCCGTTCGGCGTCATCACCCTGGTCCTGGTGCTCCTGGCCCAGGTCGCCGTCCTGGCACAGCTGTACGGCGACTCCTGGGCGCGGGGTGCCCTGGCGGCGGTCGTCTCGGCGGTCACGGCCCGGCTCGCCCTCACCCTGGCCGCCCGCACCGGAGTGCCGGCCGCCCGCCCGGAGGGGCTGGGGGCGGCGGTCGCCGGGGTGGTGCCGGTACCGGGCGCGCTCGCCGTCACGGCAGCCCTCACGATCGGTTCGGCGGCCTGGGGCACGGCGCTGGGCCCGTACGACGCCGTGCGTACGGCGGCCGCGGTCCTGCTGTCCCTGGCCGTGGCCGACCTCCTGCTGCGCCGCTGCGTGCGCCGGTTCGGCGGGGTGACGGGGGACGTCTTCGGGGCTTTGGCGGAGACGGCGGCGACAAGCGCCCTCATCGTGCTGTCCCTGGGCCGCTAA
- a CDS encoding phosphatidylglycerol lysyltransferase domain-containing protein, with the protein MGDARNAVPQQVEPGRPGEEGRRSTGASRRAAAFAVWYLRTVAFINFLSAVWVSLGQDVRRHNQDDFFTPYLLTAGFASGVFTAFLAITMRRRKRAAWILNLVISGAFLALFAFAMVSFPEIRRYAQNWISLGLTTVFFGALLVGRREFYAKGDRSNPRLAATVAVGGGLASSLLAGLLVTVTNQAPDAARSTFWERWHYGALRLVSVAADESRFPGIDPPNWANVTINVLSTALVLAVFYAAFRSRRAVDPLTEDDEKQLRALLDRHGERDSLGYFALRREKSVVWSPTGKAAVAYRVVGGVSLASGDPLGDPEAWPGAIVPWLAQARAHGWIPAVMGASEEAGTVYARHGLDALELGDEAIVEVADFTLEGRAMRTVRQAYNRVKRAGYQVRIRRHEDIPADEMAYLVERADDWRDGATERGFSMALGRLGDPEDGQCVMLECTDAGGRLRALLSFVPWGPRGLSLDLMRRDRDSDNGLMEFMVIELLRRADEIGITQVSLNFAMFRSVFERGARLGAGPVLRLWRSLLSFFSRWWQIESLYRANAKYRPIWEPRFLLFEKSADLLRIGLASARAEGFLEAPGLPKWLHRRHLDTHR; encoded by the coding sequence ATGGGAGATGCCCGAAATGCCGTGCCGCAGCAAGTCGAGCCGGGGCGTCCGGGTGAGGAGGGGCGGCGGTCCACCGGGGCTTCCCGGCGGGCCGCCGCCTTCGCCGTCTGGTATCTGCGGACCGTCGCCTTCATCAACTTCCTCAGCGCGGTCTGGGTCTCGCTCGGCCAGGACGTGCGCCGGCACAATCAGGACGACTTCTTCACCCCGTACCTGCTGACGGCCGGCTTCGCCTCGGGCGTCTTCACCGCTTTCCTGGCGATCACCATGCGGCGCCGGAAGCGGGCCGCCTGGATCCTCAACCTGGTGATCAGCGGCGCCTTCCTCGCCCTGTTCGCGTTCGCCATGGTGTCGTTCCCGGAGATCCGGCGGTATGCGCAGAACTGGATCTCGCTGGGGCTCACCACCGTGTTCTTCGGCGCGCTGCTCGTGGGCCGCCGGGAGTTCTACGCCAAGGGCGACCGGTCCAACCCGCGGCTCGCGGCGACGGTCGCCGTCGGCGGCGGGCTGGCCTCGAGCCTGCTGGCCGGGCTGCTGGTGACGGTCACCAACCAGGCGCCGGACGCGGCCCGTTCGACCTTCTGGGAGCGCTGGCACTACGGCGCCCTGCGCCTGGTGTCGGTGGCCGCCGACGAGTCCCGCTTCCCCGGGATCGACCCGCCGAACTGGGCGAACGTCACGATCAACGTGCTCAGCACGGCCCTCGTCCTCGCCGTGTTCTACGCCGCGTTCCGCTCCCGACGCGCCGTCGACCCGCTCACCGAGGACGACGAGAAGCAGCTGCGGGCCCTGCTGGACCGGCACGGCGAGCGGGACTCGCTGGGCTACTTCGCGCTGCGCCGGGAGAAGAGCGTGGTGTGGTCGCCCACGGGCAAGGCGGCCGTCGCCTACCGGGTGGTCGGCGGGGTGAGCCTGGCCTCCGGGGATCCGCTCGGGGATCCGGAGGCGTGGCCGGGCGCGATCGTGCCGTGGCTTGCCCAGGCGCGGGCACACGGCTGGATCCCGGCGGTGATGGGGGCGAGCGAGGAGGCGGGGACGGTCTACGCCCGGCACGGGCTCGACGCGCTGGAACTCGGCGACGAGGCGATCGTGGAGGTCGCCGACTTCACCCTGGAGGGCCGGGCGATGCGGACGGTCCGGCAGGCGTACAACCGGGTGAAGCGGGCCGGGTACCAGGTGCGGATCCGGCGGCACGAGGACATTCCGGCGGACGAGATGGCGTATCTCGTCGAGCGTGCGGACGACTGGCGGGACGGGGCGACCGAGCGCGGGTTCAGCATGGCGCTCGGCCGGCTCGGGGACCCCGAGGACGGGCAGTGCGTGATGCTGGAGTGCACCGACGCCGGGGGGAGGCTGCGCGCGCTGCTGTCCTTCGTGCCCTGGGGGCCGCGCGGGCTGTCGCTGGACCTGATGCGCCGCGACCGGGACTCCGACAACGGGCTGATGGAGTTCATGGTCATCGAACTGCTGCGGCGCGCCGACGAGATCGGGATCACGCAGGTCTCACTCAACTTCGCGATGTTCAGGTCGGTCTTCGAACGTGGGGCGCGCCTCGGTGCCGGTCCGGTGCTGAGGCTGTGGCGGTCGCTGCTCAGCTTCTTCTCCCGCTGGTGGCAGATCGAGTCGCTGTACCGCGCCAACGCCAAGTACCGGCCCATCTGGGAGCCGCGGTTCCTGCTCTTCGAGAAGAGCGCGGACCTGCTGCGCATCGGCCTCGCCTCGGCCCGCGCGGAGGGCTTCCTGGAGGCGCCGGGACTGCCGAAGTGGCTGCACCGCAGGCACCTGGACACGCACCGCTAG